The Triticum aestivum cultivar Chinese Spring chromosome 7B, IWGSC CS RefSeq v2.1, whole genome shotgun sequence genome window below encodes:
- the LOC123157448 gene encoding transcription initiation factor TFIID subunit 10: protein MMGSNNPGGAGGGGGMAPGTGAGGSDGRHDDEAVLTEFLSSLMDYNPTIPDELVEHYLGRSGFHCPDIRLTRLVAVAAQKFISDIASDSLQHCKARVAAPIKDNKSKQPKDRRLVLTMDDLSKALREHGVNLKHPEYFADSPSAGMAPSTREE from the exons ATGATGGGAAGCAACAACCCCGGCGGcgcagggggagggggagggatggcCCCGGGCACGGGGGCCGGCGGCAGCGACGGGCGGCACGACGACGAGGCCGTGCTCACCGAGTTCCTCTCCTCCCTCATGGACTACAATCCCACG ATCCCGGACGAGCTCGTGGAGCACTACCTCGGCCGAAGCGGCTTCCACTGCCCCGACATACGCCT AACAAGGCTGGTTGCTGTAGCTGCTCAAAAGTTCATTTCAGACATTGCAAGCGACTCTCTTCA GCACTGCAAAGCCAGGGTTGCAGCACCTATCAAAGATAACAAGAGCAAACAACCGAAG GATAGACGCCTTGTATTGACCATGGATGATCTTTCAAAAGCATTGCGTGAG CATGGTGTTAATCTGAAACATCCAGAGTATTTTGCGGACAGCCCATCAGCAGGGATGGCCCCCTCAACAAGAGAGGAGTAG